A single genomic interval of Helianthus annuus cultivar XRQ/B chromosome 13, HanXRQr2.0-SUNRISE, whole genome shotgun sequence harbors:
- the LOC110898112 gene encoding pentatricopeptide repeat-containing protein At4g16390, chloroplastic: protein MKALGVKPNLVCYNTLLDAMGRTKRTWQVKSIYQQLLSSGLTPGWATYASLIRAYGKARYGDDAMIVYKEMTAKGMNLNNVLYNTLLSMCADIGFVDEAVELLDDMKSCTDCKPDSWTYSSMLTIFSCCVKVVEAEAVLKEMVESGFQPNIYVLISLIQCYGKADRTDDVVTTFDRIIELGITPDKRTCGCLLNVMTQTPREELSKLTRCVQIANPKLGSLIEADAMDIVGYCQCCIWLKVQPLIWNSQLYQTPTMWS from the exons ATGAAAGCGCTTGGTGTCAAACCGAATTTGGTGTGTTATAATACGTTGTTAGACGCTATGGGAAGAACTAAGAGAACGTGGCAGGTTAAGTCGATTTATCAGCAACTTCTGAGTAGTGGATTAACGCCTGGTTGGGCGACTTACGCTTCACTTATTCGCGCATATGGTAAAGCGCGGTACGGTGATGACGCAATGATCGTGTACAAAGAGATGACAGCAAAAGGGATGAACTTGAATAATGTTCTTTACAACACCCTTTTGTCTATGTGTGCTGATATCGGCTTCGTCGATGAAGCTGTTGAGTTACTTGACGACATGAAGTCGTGTACGGATTGTAAGCCCGACAGCTGGACGTATTCATCGATGCTCACAATATTCTCGTGCTGCGTAAAGGTCGTAGAGGCAGAGGCCGTGTTGAAAGAAATGGTGGAGTCCGGTTTCCAGCCAAATATATACGTTTTAATCTCGCTAATCCAATGCTACGGGAAAGCCGACCGTACAGACGATGTGGTGACAACGTTTGACCGAATCATCGAACTTGGTATAACTCCGGATAAGCGGACGTGCGGCTGTCTTCTCAATGTGATGACACAAACGCCTCGTGAAGAACTCAGTAAGCTTACCAGATGCGTTCAAATCGCCAATCCGAAGCTTGGTAGTTTAATCGAAGCAGATGCTATGGATATAGTAGGCTATTGCCAATGCTGTATATG GCTGAAAGTACAACCATTGATTTGGAACTCACAACTCTATCAAACACCCACCATGTGGAGCTGA
- the LOC110898113 gene encoding pentatricopeptide repeat-containing protein At4g16390, chloroplastic-like, giving the protein MKALGVKPNLVCYNTLLDAMGRTKRTWQVKSIYQQLLSSGLTPGWATYASLIRAYGKARYGDDAMIVYKEMTAKGMNLNNVLYNTLLSMCADIGFVDEAVELLDDMKSCTDCKPDSWTYSSMLTIFSCCVKVVEAEAVLKEMVESGFQPNIYVLISLIQCYGKADRTDDVVTTFDRIIELGITPDKRTCGCLLNVMTQTPREELGKLTRCVQIANPKLGSLIEADAMDIVGYCQCCIWYCTYDLKRVC; this is encoded by the coding sequence ATGAAAGCGCTTGGTGTCAAACCGAATTTGGTGTGTTATAATACGTTGTTAGACGCTATGGGAAGAACTAAGAGAACGTGGCAGGTTAAGTCGATTTATCAGCAACTTCTGAGTAGTGGATTAACGCCTGGTTGGGCGACTTACGCTTCACTTATTCGCGCATATGGTAAAGCGCGGTACGGTGATGACGCAATGATCGTGTACAAAGAGATGACAGCAAAAGGGATGAACTTGAATAATGTTCTTTACAACACCCTTTTGTCTATGTGTGCTGATATCGGCTTCGTCGATGAAGCTGTTGAGTTACTTGACGACATGAAGTCGTGTACGGATTGTAAGCCCGACAGCTGGACGTATTCATCGATGCTCACAATATTCTCGTGCTGCGTAAAGGTCGTAGAGGCAGAGGCCGTGTTGAAAGAAATGGTGGAGTCCGGTTTCCAGCCAAATATATACGTTTTAATCTCGCTAATCCAATGCTACGGGAAAGCCGACCGTACAGACGATGTGGTGACAACGTTTGACCGAATCATCGAACTTGGTATAACTCCGGATAAGCGGACGTGCGGCTGTCTTCTCAATGTGATGACACAAACGCCTCGTGAAGAACTCGGTAAGCTTACCAGATGCGTTCAAATCGCCAATCCGAAGCTTGGTAGTTTAATCGAAGCAGATGCTATGGATATAGTAGGCTATTGCCAATGCTGTATATGGTATTGCACTTATGATTTAAAAAGGGTTTGTTAA